GTGTCGGGATTGGACTGCTGGCGGTCGCGGCTTTGTAAACTTTTGAGCATTTGTCGGCGTTCGGGAAACGCGGCGCGGACGTCGCCAATGTCGGCGGCGACCTCCTTAAAGTGAGTGGTCGTTTGCTCATGGACCTGCCGGGCGGTGGCCAGGGCCGCCTGCAAAAACGCCAGATTCTGCCGTAAGGCCGCGGCTTTATCTGGCTGGGCCGCTCCCGCCAGGTTTTCACGTATGCTGATAATCCGCTCGCCCAAGAGTTCCTGCGTGCGGGTGATGCGATTTTGTAGCGGTGGTATCGCCGGGTCGATCAGTTGAAACGCGTCCAGCAGCGGATCGCACAGCGAGATTTCGATATCGGGGGGGAGGCCCAGCGTGATTTTGTAATTGTCCTGCAAATTTTGAAAGTTGGTCCGGGCGGTCAGCAGTTGGCTGCGGGCGTTAAAGAGGGCCTGTCGGCCAAAGTCGACCTGAAAACGGTCGATCCGCCCCGCGTCGTAGGCGGCCTGCAATTGGGCCAGACTTTCGGCCAGGGCGGCGATGTTGGCCTCTTGGTTGTTGATTTGCATTTGCGTTTGCAACAGGCCCATGAATCCACCGGCGGTACCCGCGCCGGCCCCCCCTGCCGCGCCGGTCCCCCCTTGCTGGTTGATATTTCCCTGGGTAGCGACATTGCCAAAGCCCCCACCCAAGCCGGTAAAGCCCGATAGCCCCGCACCGCCAAAAACACCTCCCCGGCGTGATGGTCCCTGGCCAGCGTCGCGACCGGTGACCAACTGCACATAAAAGCCGCGGCGATAGCGTTCCATAAAACGGACATTGGCCAGGAGCGTGCGCTCGGCCAGGGTCAGGCGTTCCAGCACGCGGCTACGCACCCCACCGCGCAACAGCGGCTGCACCAGGCTAAAATCCAACAACGTGGTGGCGGAGTCCGAATCAGTGCCGGAAAACTGCCAGACGAGCGAATTGGCCAGTTCGACCATCAGTTGGCCGCCGCTGGCAAAGAGTTTGTTGGCCTGGACGCCGGTGTCGGTGGTGAGCGTGCTGCGGGATTCGCCCCCCGACCCGGGACGTTGGACGCCATCGGCGGTAAAGAACGTGTCATTCCCGGCAAAAAACTGCACATCAAACCGAAACCGTTCAAAGGTCACATCCAGCGCGGATAAATACAAATCTTCTAGCTCGCGCTGGTAATCGCGGGAATTCATTAATCCCACTAGCACGCTCCCTGGCAAATCCAGGGCTAGTTTTCCCTCCTCGTCGCTGGGGAGATAGCGATGCCAGTCGGGATTTTCCGCCCAGGGGGTGTCGCCATTGCGATGCCAGCAGGGATAGCCGCGCATCCCATCGACGCAGTGCATCAATTCATGGGAGGTCGGGTCATCGGGAGGGAGGGGCTCTTTATCGGGATCAAAGCCGTCATACATCCGCGAACGGGGATCGATTTCGATCGTGTAATTTTGCAACGGCCAGCGTGGGTCATCGGTTTTTTCATGGACGGCGGCGTAGACTTCTTTGTCCGCCTGCTGACGGTACATCCCGCGGGTGCAGCCCGTGGCCAGCGCCAGCAAGCCCAACAGTGGCAACATTTGCAGCCAAGCGAAACGGTATCGCCCCGGCGTAGCCAGTGGGAGACGCGGGGACTTGGTAATCGACTTGATCCAAGAGCTGGGCATGGAGGGTTTTGGCGACAAATCGAAAACGTTCGGAAATTGTGCTTTGTTTCAGTTGTTTCGACAGTGAAACTGGAACGACTTAAACGAATCCGCTGACTGTTAGGGTAACAGCAGCTTTTTGGGTTAAATGGATTGGCATGTCTACAAAACAGGGGTTGTATGGGTAAAATGGGATGTTTTCTGTCAAGGATACTCAGGGGATTGGATGAGACGGTGGAGATATCAGAAATACTAATAGTATGGGTGGGAATGGAAGGGTCCAGGATAAGTAAGAGACCAGGAAAATAACCCAATTAGGCGCAAATTTGCTGTATTTCACCAGTTGCACAGAGTTTTCCATCGTTGCATTTCCTTGACTCTCTGTTTTACCCGATTTATCATCAAATAAGCTAATCTTTACGGCTATCACCTTGTGACGGGCCGGCTCTAGAGGAAATGCGAGAATCGGGACATGGATATTGGCTTATTGGTGTTGATCGTTGCCACCATTTTTTTATTGGTGGGTCTTGTGTCGCTATTTTTAGGGCACAAGTCCTGGCCGATTTACACCATTATTTTGGTGTTTTTGAACATGGCCGCTTCGGTGGCTTTCTTTTATCTGGCTGCGCGGACATTGCAGACCCACAAAAACTGGCGTGAAGCCAACGCCAAGTGGGAGCAAGCCACGGCCGCCAAGCAAGAAGAACTAGACCAGGTTGTCTTAGGTGGCGAAAACGAGGAAGGCGTTGCCGAGCCTAGTTTGGTGACGCTCGAGCGGATGCTGGACGCGGTGGAGTTTCATCGCGGGCGGGCGTGGGGAATCTTGCCGATCGCGGCGGCTAGTAACGTTCGTTTAGGGGGGATTTCGGTCACACCGGAAAATCAGGTTCAATTAACCGTGAACATGGCTATCGAACCGCCGGAAGTTCATGGCATTGAGCCGGGC
This Pirellulales bacterium DNA region includes the following protein-coding sequences:
- a CDS encoding TolC family protein, producing MPSSWIKSITKSPRLPLATPGRYRFAWLQMLPLLGLLALATGCTRGMYRQQADKEVYAAVHEKTDDPRWPLQNYTIEIDPRSRMYDGFDPDKEPLPPDDPTSHELMHCVDGMRGYPCWHRNGDTPWAENPDWHRYLPSDEEGKLALDLPGSVLVGLMNSRDYQRELEDLYLSALDVTFERFRFDVQFFAGNDTFFTADGVQRPGSGGESRSTLTTDTGVQANKLFASGGQLMVELANSLVWQFSGTDSDSATTLLDFSLVQPLLRGGVRSRVLERLTLAERTLLANVRFMERYRRGFYVQLVTGRDAGQGPSRRGGVFGGAGLSGFTGLGGGFGNVATQGNINQQGGTGAAGGAGAGTAGGFMGLLQTQMQINNQEANIAALAESLAQLQAAYDAGRIDRFQVDFGRQALFNARSQLLTARTNFQNLQDNYKITLGLPPDIEISLCDPLLDAFQLIDPAIPPLQNRITRTQELLGERIISIRENLAGAAQPDKAAALRQNLAFLQAALATARQVHEQTTTHFKEVAADIGDVRAAFPERRQMLKSLQSRDRQQSNPDTAEQTALVDQTLEELTTPEPQPAGSTAEQGENLSGANSTTATNPQQSTTEPDEFDLVIADLEQLPDKLTVELKTLAQSFARYPELLRQLEQELSAWQADPSLLDTEAGQERAKFLLARLPYLLVELSGEILELSLIQARARAESVSLLPIEMDPADALAIASHNRRDWMNARASLVDTWRLIEFNANDLEADLNLIFGGDIRTVGDNPVDFRSATGRLRVGVQFDAPLTRVAERNNYRQSLIEFQQARRNYYAFVDRVSQSLRNGLRQMELNQANFELRRAAVRVAIDQVEVSRLRLREPPKPGVVSTYSPTTARDLVSSLSDLLNVQNDFMSVWVNYEVERLNLDFNLDTMELNERGLWIDPGSAVGHNGLECLRGGNWPDRSPWDQAWQEGRPKELQKPLPRRGDAHGSEQGHAEVDEADGVIQTAQAETAESPGKNEPPSPAPPRAGSW